A window of the Bdellovibrio sp. ZAP7 genome harbors these coding sequences:
- a CDS encoding DUF3015 family protein, giving the protein MKKVLFTVLFMFSAHAFAGDAGCGLGSVIISKNSKLLQLFAITTNASFFSQAFGITSGTSGCSASGIVMNDKEVQYFVEVNQKELSREMAQGHGQLLATLAEMKGCKNTEAQNAFGTFTQGSYTNIIPASNTSAAEMVSNLNNELAGQKDLQSLCHGS; this is encoded by the coding sequence TTGAAAAAGGTTCTTTTTACAGTTCTATTTATGTTCTCTGCTCACGCTTTTGCCGGTGACGCGGGTTGCGGTTTGGGTTCAGTAATCATCTCTAAAAACTCTAAACTTTTGCAACTATTCGCAATCACTACAAATGCATCATTCTTCTCTCAAGCTTTCGGTATTACTTCGGGTACTTCCGGTTGTTCTGCGAGCGGTATCGTAATGAACGATAAAGAAGTTCAATACTTCGTTGAAGTGAACCAAAAAGAACTTTCTCGTGAAATGGCTCAAGGTCACGGTCAACTTCTTGCGACTTTGGCTGAGATGAAGGGTTGCAAAAATACTGAAGCACAAAATGCATTCGGTACCTTCACTCAAGGTTCTTACACAAACATCATTCCAGCATCTAACACATCTGCAGCTGAAATGGTTTCTAACTTGAACAATGAACTTGCCGGTCAAAAGGATCTTCAAAGCCTTTGCCATGGTTCTTAA
- the trxA gene encoding thioredoxin, whose product MSVTEITKENFKQVVEENQIVIVDFWAVWCGPCKRFAPVFEAVAAKHPGVKFIKINTDEEPEIAASFEVRSIPTLAVIKEQSIIFVQPGAVNEEVLEQIVQRAKEIDMSQVEKE is encoded by the coding sequence ATGTCTGTTACTGAGATCACAAAGGAAAATTTCAAGCAAGTTGTTGAAGAAAACCAGATTGTTATCGTGGACTTCTGGGCGGTGTGGTGTGGTCCTTGTAAAAGATTTGCGCCTGTTTTTGAAGCCGTAGCAGCTAAACATCCTGGAGTTAAGTTCATTAAGATCAATACGGACGAGGAACCGGAAATTGCAGCAAGTTTTGAAGTGCGGTCAATTCCCACATTAGCTGTCATCAAAGAACAGTCTATTATATTCGTCCAGCCCGGTGCCGTGAACGAAGAAGTTTTGGAACAAATCGTTCAAAGAGCTAAAGAGATCGATATGTCTCAGGTTGAAAAAGAATAA